Proteins from one Camelina sativa cultivar DH55 chromosome 8, Cs, whole genome shotgun sequence genomic window:
- the LOC104707518 gene encoding UDP-glucuronate 4-epimerase 5 isoform X3, with protein sequence MSHLDDLPPTPGKYKTDKVPPYWMILHHHRYLRLSKLTLWASLFLALFLFYLILSPPPSPSRRNLNDSSSVSAAKYGGSHWEKQVRKSARPRSPGGLTVLVTGASGFVGTHVSIALRRRGDGVLGLDNFNRYYDPKLKRARQGLLERSGVFVVEGDINDAVLLRKLFDVVLFTHVMHLAAQAGVRYAMQNPGSYVNSNIAGFVNLLEVSKSANPQPAIVWASSSSVYGLNSKVPFSEKDRTDQPASLYAATKKAGEGIAHTYNHIYGLSLTGLRFFTVYGPWGRPDMAYFFFTKDILKGKTITVFESPDKGSVARDFTYIDDIVKGCLGALDTAEKSTGSGGKKKGSAMFRIYNLGNTSPVPVTKLVTILEKLLKTKAKKKIMPLPRNGDVEFTHANITLAQAELGYKPTVDLETGLKKFVKWYMGFYTKKKSSW encoded by the exons ATGTCACACCTTGATGATCTTCCTCCCACTCCCGGAAA GTACAAAACCGATAAAGTCCCGCCGTACTGGATgattctccaccaccaccgttaCCTCCGTCTCTCGAAACTAACTCTTTGGGCTTCTCTCTTCCtcgctctcttcctcttctaccTAATCCTATCCCCTCCTCCGTCACCATCTCGCCGCAATCTCAACGACTCTTCCTCCGTTTCCGCCGCCAAATACGGCGGCTCTCACTGGGAGAAACAAGTCCGCAAATCCGCTCGTCCGAGGTCTCCCGGCGGTTTAACCGTTCTAGTCACCGGAGCATCCGGGTTCGTCGGTACCCACGTCTCGATCGCGTTACGGAGACGCGGCGACGGTGTTCTAGGTCTTGACAATTTCAATCGGTACTACGATCCGAAGCTTAAACGAGCGAGACAAGGGCTTTTGGAACGATCAGGTGTGTTCGTTGTAGAAGGCGATATAAACGACGCCGTATTGCTTCGGAAGCTCTTTGATGTTGTCCTCTTCACTCACGTGATGCATCTCGCTGCTCAAGCCGGTGTGCGTTACGCAATGCAGAACCCTGGATCGTATGTGAACAGTAACATTGCTGGGTTTGTGAATCTCTTAGAAGTATCCAAATCAGCGAATCCTCAGCCTGCGATTGTGTGGGCTTCGTCTAGCTCTGTTTATGGACTCAATTCCAAAGTACCCTTTTCGGAGAAAGACCGAACTGATCAGCCTGCGAGTTTATACGCAGCTACTAAGAAAGCAGGTGAAGGCATTGCGCATACTTATAACCATATCTATGGTTTGTCACTAACGGGTTTGAGGTTTTTCACTGTTTATGGACCTTGGGGTAGACCTGACATGGCCTACTTCTTCTTTACTAAAGATATACTTAAAGGGAAGACGATTACTGTGTTTGAGTCACCTGATAAAGGTAGTGTTGCTAGGGATTTCACTTACATTGATGATATTGTGAAAGGTTGTTTAGGTGCGTTAGATACTGCTGAGAAGAGTACTGGTAGTGGTGGGAAGAAGAAAGGTTCTGCTATGTTTAGGATTTATAATTTGGGGAATACTTCTCCTGTTCCTGTTACTAAGCTTGTGACTATATTGGAGAAGCTTTTGAAGACGAAAGCTAAGAAAAAGATCATGCCTTTACCTAGGAATGGGGATGTTGAGTTCACTCATGCGAATATCACGTTAGCGCAAGCAGAGCTTGGTTATAAACCCACGGTTGATCTTGAGACTGGTTTGAAAAAGTTTGTGAAATGGTACATGGGGTTttacacgaagaagaagagttcttggtga
- the LOC104707518 gene encoding UDP-glucuronate 4-epimerase 5 isoform X2: MSHLDDLPPTPGKYKTDKVPPYWMILHHHRYLRLSKLTLWASLFLALFLFYLILSPPPSPSRRNLNDSSSVSAAKYGGSHWEKQVRKSARPRSPGGLTVLVTGASGFVGTHVSIALRRRGDGVLGLDNFNRYYDPKLKRARQGLLERSGVFVVEGDINDAVLLRKLFDVVLFTHVMHLAAQAGVRYAMQNPGSYVNSNIAGFVNLLEVSKSANPQPAIVWASSSSVYGLNSKVPFSEKDRTDQPASLYAATKKAGEGIAHTYNHIYGLSLTGLRFFTVYGPWGRPDMAYFFFTKDILKGKTITVFESPDKGSVARDFTYIDDIVKGCLGALDTAEKSTGSGGKKKGSAMFRIYNLGNTSPVPVTKLVTILEKLLKTKAKKKIMPLPRNGDVEFTHANITLAQAELGYKPTVDLETGLKKFVKWYMGFYTKKKSSW, translated from the exons ATGTCACACCTTGATGATCTTCCTCCCACACCCGGAAA GTACAAAACCGATAAAGTCCCGCCGTACTGGATgattctccaccaccaccgttaCCTCCGTCTCTCGAAACTAACTCTTTGGGCTTCTCTCTTCCtcgctctcttcctcttctaccTAATCCTATCCCCTCCTCCGTCACCATCTCGCCGCAATCTCAACGACTCTTCCTCCGTTTCCGCCGCCAAATACGGCGGCTCTCACTGGGAGAAACAAGTCCGCAAATCCGCTCGTCCGAGGTCTCCCGGCGGTTTAACCGTTCTAGTCACCGGAGCATCCGGGTTCGTCGGTACCCACGTCTCGATCGCGTTACGGAGACGCGGCGACGGTGTTCTAGGTCTTGACAATTTCAATCGGTACTACGATCCGAAGCTTAAACGAGCGAGACAAGGGCTTTTGGAACGATCAGGTGTGTTCGTTGTAGAAGGCGATATAAACGACGCCGTATTGCTTCGGAAGCTCTTTGATGTTGTCCTCTTCACTCACGTGATGCATCTCGCTGCTCAAGCCGGTGTGCGTTACGCAATGCAGAACCCTGGATCGTATGTGAACAGTAACATTGCTGGGTTTGTGAATCTCTTAGAAGTATCCAAATCAGCGAATCCTCAGCCTGCGATTGTGTGGGCTTCGTCTAGCTCTGTTTATGGACTCAATTCCAAAGTACCCTTTTCGGAGAAAGACCGAACTGATCAGCCTGCGAGTTTATACGCAGCTACTAAGAAAGCAGGTGAAGGCATTGCGCATACTTATAACCATATCTATGGTTTGTCACTAACGGGTTTGAGGTTTTTCACTGTTTATGGACCTTGGGGTAGACCTGACATGGCCTACTTCTTCTTTACTAAAGATATACTTAAAGGGAAGACGATTACTGTGTTTGAGTCACCTGATAAAGGTAGTGTTGCTAGGGATTTCACTTACATTGATGATATTGTGAAAGGTTGTTTAGGTGCGTTAGATACTGCTGAGAAGAGTACTGGTAGTGGTGGGAAGAAGAAAGGTTCTGCTATGTTTAGGATTTATAATTTGGGGAATACTTCTCCTGTTCCTGTTACTAAGCTTGTGACTATATTGGAGAAGCTTTTGAAGACGAAAGCTAAGAAAAAGATCATGCCTTTACCTAGGAATGGGGATGTTGAGTTCACTCATGCGAATATCACGTTAGCGCAAGCAGAGCTTGGTTATAAACCCACGGTTGATCTTGAGACTGGTTTGAAAAAGTTTGTGAAATGGTACATGGGGTTttacacgaagaagaagagttcttggtga
- the LOC104707518 gene encoding UDP-glucuronate 4-epimerase 5 isoform X1 has product MSHLDDLPPTPGKYKTDKVPPYWMILHHHRYLRLSKLTLWASLFLALFLFYLILSPPPSPSRRNLNDSSSVSAAKYGGSHWEKQVRKSARPRSPGGLTVLVTGASGFVGTHVSIALRRRGDGVLGLDNFNRYYDPKLKRARQGLLERSGVFVVEGDINDAVLLRKLFDVVLFTHVMHLAAQAGVRYAMQNPGSYVNSNIAGFVNLLEVSKSANPQPAIVWASSSSVYGLNSKVPFSEKDRTDQPASLYAATKKAGEGIAHTYNHIYGLSLTGLRFFTVYGPWGRPDMAYFFFTKDILKGKTITVFESPDKGSVARDFTYIDDIVKGCLGALDTAEKSTGSGGKKKGSAMFRIYNLGNTSPVPVTKLVTILEKLLKTKAKKKIMPLPRNGDVEFTHANITLAQAELGYKPTVDLETGLKKFVKWYMGFYTKKKSSW; this is encoded by the exons ATGTCACACCTTGATGATCTTCCTCCCACACCCGGAAAGTACAAAACCGATAAAGTCCCGCCGTACTGGATgattctccaccaccaccgttaCCTCCGTCTCTCGAAACTAACTCTTTGGGCTTCTCTCTTCCtcgctctcttcctcttctaccTAATCCTATCCCCTCCTCCGTCAC CATCTCGCCGCAATCTCAACGACTCTTCCTCCGTTTCCGCCGCCAAATACGGCGGCTCTCACTGGGAGAAACAAGTCCGCAAATCCGCTCGTCCGAGGTCTCCCGGCGGTTTAACCGTTCTAGTCACCGGAGCATCCGGGTTCGTCGGTACCCACGTCTCGATCGCGTTACGGAGACGCGGCGACGGTGTTCTAGGTCTTGACAATTTCAATCGGTACTACGATCCGAAGCTTAAACGAGCGAGACAAGGGCTTTTGGAACGATCAGGTGTGTTCGTTGTAGAAGGCGATATAAACGACGCCGTATTGCTTCGGAAGCTCTTTGATGTTGTCCTCTTCACTCACGTGATGCATCTCGCTGCTCAAGCCGGTGTGCGTTACGCAATGCAGAACCCTGGATCGTATGTGAACAGTAACATTGCTGGGTTTGTGAATCTCTTAGAAGTATCCAAATCAGCGAATCCTCAGCCTGCGATTGTGTGGGCTTCGTCTAGCTCTGTTTATGGACTCAATTCCAAAGTACCCTTTTCGGAGAAAGACCGAACTGATCAGCCTGCGAGTTTATACGCAGCTACTAAGAAAGCAGGTGAAGGCATTGCGCATACTTATAACCATATCTATGGTTTGTCACTAACGGGTTTGAGGTTTTTCACTGTTTATGGACCTTGGGGTAGACCTGACATGGCCTACTTCTTCTTTACTAAAGATATACTTAAAGGGAAGACGATTACTGTGTTTGAGTCACCTGATAAAGGTAGTGTTGCTAGGGATTTCACTTACATTGATGATATTGTGAAAGGTTGTTTAGGTGCGTTAGATACTGCTGAGAAGAGTACTGGTAGTGGTGGGAAGAAGAAAGGTTCTGCTATGTTTAGGATTTATAATTTGGGGAATACTTCTCCTGTTCCTGTTACTAAGCTTGTGACTATATTGGAGAAGCTTTTGAAGACGAAAGCTAAGAAAAAGATCATGCCTTTACCTAGGAATGGGGATGTTGAGTTCACTCATGCGAATATCACGTTAGCGCAAGCAGAGCTTGGTTATAAACCCACGGTTGATCTTGAGACTGGTTTGAAAAAGTTTGTGAAATGGTACATGGGGTTttacacgaagaagaagagttcttggtga